Proteins encoded together in one Phaeodactylum tricornutum CCAP 1055/1 chromosome 25, whole genome shotgun sequence window:
- a CDS encoding precursor of phosphorylase udp-glucose diphosphorylase (A chloroplast-localized enzyme, catalyzes the reaction: UTP + alpha-D-glucose 1-phosphate = UDP-D-glucose + PPi): MRLAIAVSFLLLWSTASSFGTPAKNQSDRSSWRATTRLSHSSLLGFTSSRPFASFGLRGGGTPSTLTSALHLSSSSTSSDRLTDENLALLSPRGRNALERLVEYDTDGAQQHVYGHWPPPGLHDSDKQRLAEQLADLEESYPGGLPAYLSKAKVLLRESAEGLNPFDEYEAVVPQGESLSYDNEPATSTMAFADAEQAGLDVCGTAVFVLVAGGLGERLGYSGIKLSLETNLCTNKSYLETYVRYIQAMQYTARQRTGNEQLRIPLVIMTSGDTDPLTRQLLEDNKYFGMDIDMVTIVTQDKVAALKDGAAGLALDDKDRWTVETKPHGHGDVHHLLYREGLVDQWQDQGKTHVVFLQDTNALVINSVVPALGVSVTRGFHMNSICIPRLAGEAAGAIARLEHKTDPNKSLVINVEYNQLDPLLRTQGDGKGDVADPETGYSPFPGNANNLIIELTAYGKTLRGEDQGVVLEFVNPKYKDASRTEFKKPTRLECMMQDIPKLFQKEMGAEANIGFTLFDRWFTFSPAKNALDAGQDAVEAGSTAPGTMSSAESDKYIQNQRKLASLGVKVPVTMADDLVVVGGIPVTPGPRIVLGSAFGISQEAYREKIQGEMELTQRSALVMDGHHLTIKSLKVDGALVIRTGKDTFVTVDGLVVTNKGWELQELDPEQNYPEHVAIRGYTMTKHETTEYLLDEPGHFVIDASGNVQKAAE; encoded by the exons atgagACTAGCCATTGCTGTTTCCTTTTTGCTCTTATGGAGCACCGCATCGTCGTTCGGAACCCCGGCCAAAAACCAAAGTGATCGTTCATCCTGGAgagcgacgacgagattATCCCACTCGTCTCTACTCGGGTTCACGTCCTCTCGCCCGTTTGCGTCGTTCGGTCTTCGGGGTGGGGGAACGCCATCAACCTTGACCTCGGCCTTGCAtctgtcgtcgtcttcgactAGCAGCGATCGCTTGACGGACGAGAATCTGGCCCTTTTGTCGCCACGAGGACGGAACGCCTTGGAGCGTCTCGTGGAGTACGACACGGATGGCGCACAGCAACACGTATACGGACACTGGCCCCCTCCCGGACTACACGACTCCGACAAACAACGTCTGGCCGAACAA TTGGctgatttggaagaatcctATCCTGGAGGCTTACCAGCCTAcctttccaaagccaaagtgCTGTTGCGAGAATCTGCTGAAGGACTCAATCCTTTCGATGAATACGAAGCCGTCGTGCCGCAAGGCGAATCCCTCAGCTACGACAACGAACCAGCCACCAGCACCATGGCTTTTGCCGACGCGGAACAAGCTGGCCTCGACGTCTGCGGTACCGCCGTTTTTGTCCTCGTTGCCGGCGGGTTGGGTGAACGCCTTGGCTATTCCGGTATCAAACTGTCACTTGAGACTAACCTGTGTACCAACAAGTCGTATTTGGAAACCTATGTGCGCTATATACAAGCCATGCAGTATACAGCTCGGCAACGGACGGGCAATGAACAGTTGAGAATCCCACTCGTCATTATGACTTCCGGAGATACAGATCCCTTGACACGACAGCTCCTCGAGGACAATAAGTATTTCGGCATGGACATTGACATGGTTACTATTGTCACGCAAGACAAGGTGGCGGCTTTGAAAGACGGCGCCGCCGGGTTGGCCCTGGACGACAAAGATCGATGGACCGTGGAGACGAAACCACACGGGCACGGCGACGTACACCACCTTCTGTACCGCGAGGGGCTTGTGGATCAGTGGCAGGACCAAGGCAAAACTCACGTGGTCTTCTTGCAAGATACCAATGCTTTAGTGATCAATTCTGTCGTTCCGGCCTTGGGTGTCAGTGTCACCCGCGGCTTTCACATGAATTCCATTTGCATACCGAGACTGGCGGGTGAAGCAGCGGGTGCCATTGCTCGGCTCGA ACACAAAACGGATCCCAACAAATCACTAGTGATTAACGTGGAATATAACCAATTGGATCCGTTGCTGCGCACTCAAGGTGATGGCAAGGGAGATGTTGCCGATCCGGAAACGGGATATTCTCCCTTTCCAGGAAACGCCAATAATCTAATTATTGAACTAACGGCGTACGGCAAAACGCTGCGTGGGGAGGACCAGGGTGTTGTGCTGGAATTTGTCAATCCAAAATATAAGGATGCCAGTCGGACCGAATTCAAAAAGCCGACACGTCTGGAATGTATGATGCAGGATATTCcaaagctcttccaaaaggaaatgggcGCCGAAGCGAACATTGGGTTCACCTTGTTTGATCGATGGTTTACCTTTTCGCCAGCCAAGAATGCTTTGGATGCTGGCCAAGACGCTGTCGAGGCCGGAAGTACGGCGCCCGGTACCATGTCGAGTGCAGAATCGGATAAGTATATTCAGAACCAACGCAAGCTGGCTTCGCTCGGCGTCAAGGTTCCAGTCACGATGGCGGACGATTTAGTCGTCGTGGGGGGCATTCCGGTGACGCCCGGTCCACGGATTGTTTTGGGTTCAGCCTTTGGTATCTCACAAGAAGCATACCGGGAGAAGATTCAGGGGGAGATGGAACTCACGCAGCGATCCGCGCTCGTGATGGACGGACATCACTTGACAATTAAGAGTTTGAAAGTGGACGGAGCTTTAGTGATTCGGACGGGCAAAGACACGTTCGTCACAGTCGATGGTTTAGTGGTCACAAATAAGGGATGGGAGCTGCAAGAGTTGGATCCTGAGCAGAATTATCCGGAACACGTAGCGATTCGGGGCTACACCATGACCAAACACGAGACTACCGAGTATCTTCTCGATGAACCCGGCCACTTTGTCATCGATGCTTCCGGAAATGTGCAAAAGGCGGCAGAGTAA
- a CDS encoding predicted protein, with amino-acid sequence MSTEKDFPMPPSQVYNEQQIADSFGTAFDQPKVLEGYVDDNADAEPFRYLSHWYVTDRASPTPMQRVALPADYVFAQKSLSIAGWLQPSTSASKSPASSNLSITAPEPIFVTLDAAEYLAFDRTRRYRGYWVGTADALYWLQQPETMRWNGALSQQDLHVEWRAALALLSNLLDLVFTDERTAAVYARSTMLDTYKALTDQRGYEPFDKELLVHLRKLVKPHLLEAHPALLQDCKFLRSLMTYKPPKLDSLTPERILESIAVAEARSQIHPWVRKDQVKPATPLQKQS; translated from the exons ATGTCGACAGAAAAGGATTTTCCGATGCCGCCTTCCCAGGTTTACAACGAACAGCAG ATTGCGGATTCGTTCGGGACCGCTTTTGATCAGCCCAAAGTCTTGGAAGGATACGTGGACGATAATGCCGACGCCGAGCCCTTTCGTTACTTGTCTCATTGGTACGTGACGGACCGAGCGAGTCCGACACCAATGCAGCGTGTGGCTTTGCCGGCGGATTATGTCTTTGCACAAAAATCCCTCTCGATTGCGGGTTGGTTACAGCCCTCCACGTCGGCCTCGAAGTCGCCCGCTTCCAGCAACCTTAGTATTACTGCACCGGAACCCATCTTTGTTACCCTGGACGCTGCCGAATACCTCGCCTTTGATCGAACCCGACGTTACCGAGGATACTGGGTTGGCACTGCGGACGCCCTTTACTGGCTGCAGCAACCCGAGACTATGCGCTGGAACGGCGCTCTCTCGCAACAAGACTTGCACGTGGAATGGCGGGCCGCGCTAGCTCTATTGAGTAACTTGTTGGATCTTGTCTTCACTGACGAACGCACTGCGGCTGTGTACGCTCGTTCGACTATGTTGGATACCTACAAGGCACTCACGGATCAGCGCGGATACGAACCGTTTGACAAGGAACTGCTAGTGCACTTGCGCAAATTGGTCAAGCCACATTTGCTTGAAGCACACCCGGCCTTGTTGCAGGATTGCAAGTTTCTGAGATCCCTCATGACATACAAACCCCCCAAGTTGGATAGCCTTACACCAGAACGCATTCTGGAATCCATTGCTGTTGCGGAAGCGCGGTCCCAGATTCATCCCTGGG TCAGAAAAGACCAAGTCAAGCCGGCAACACCCCTTCAGAAGCAATCATAG
- a CDS encoding predicted protein, translating to MSTENNSPLPPSQVYNEQQYPSGIDAMDWELQLNIADSFGTAFDQPKVLEGYMDDNADAEPFRYLSHWYVTDRASPTPMQRVALPADYVFTQKSLSIAGWLQPSTSASKSTASRNLSSTAPEPIFVTLDAAEYLAFDRTRRYRGYWVGTADALYWLQQPETKRWNGALSQQDLHVEWRAALALLSNLLDLVFTDERTAAVYARSTMLDTYKALTDQCGDEPFDKELLVHLRKLVKPHLIGACPVLSGNCKFLKSLMAAKPSKSGSLTPERILESIAVAEARSQIHPWGESKIALDRPFDPDDFAPEVLGKSEKGVETSIPQPGKKKKKKRKVSDCLTEQQKGQANQKTSRVQLDAGIAGDVCIVPSDKNTFCPLKKIKRPTFASDTTVASEPPFLASASPLEIALMTPLDLDQTLLDKAIQLKGSVMVSSTLTPKCASGANSLYGSDDNVPSLHLKRNRKASNKRKADINMLKTAQKAHSAESGTVQSKDGDKGGLRLLADTEKAADAVNTQCHADAHRLKTSKKGRSDKNDMASLKDTESSIDRADDPGLSCTRLPLKSGDKAAGAAFESRERPKLLQKTHKKPRLLKESNPFEDEGREAVVEQRVNLADLPAQKKAEPMSPTMTMKDAPS from the exons ATGTCTACAGAAAACAATTCCCCGTTGCCGCCGTCCCAAGTTTACAACGAACAACAG TACCCTTCTGGCATCGACGCTATGGACTGGGAATTGCAGCTAAAT ATTGCGGATTCGTTCGGAACCGCCTTCGATCAGCCCAAAGTTTTGGAAGGATACATGGACGATAATGCCGATGCCGAGCCCTTTCGTTACTTGTCTCATTGGTACGTGACGGACCGAGCGAGTCCGACACCAATGCAGCGTGTGGCTTTGCCGGCGGATTATGTCTTTACACAAAAATCCCTCTCGATTGCGGGTTGGTTACAGCCCTCCACGTCGGCCTCGAAGTCAACCGCTTCCAGAAACCTTAGTAGTACTGCACCGGAACCCATCTTTGTTACCCTGGACGCTGCCGAATACCTCGCCTTTGATCGAACCCGACGTTACCGAGGATACTGGGTTGGCACTGCGGACGCCCTTTACTGGCTGCAGCAACCCGAGACTAAGCGCTGGAACGGCGCTCTCTCGCAACAAGACTTGCACGTGGAATGGCGGGCCGCGCTAGCTCTATTGAGTAACTTGTTGGATCTTGTCTTCACTGACGAACGCACTGCGGCTGTGTACGCTCGTTCGACTATGTTGGATACCTACAAGGCACTCACGGATCAGTGTGGAGACGAACCGTTTGACAAGGAACTGCTAGTGCACTTGCGTAAACTGGTCAAGCCGCATTTGATTGGAGCGTGCCCGGTCTTATCGGGGAATTGCAAGTTTTTGAAATCCCTCATGGCAGCCAAACCCTCCAAATCGGGTAGCCTTACACCGGAACGCATTCTGGAATCCATTGCTGTTGCGGAAGCGCGGTCCCAGATTCATCCCTGGGGTGAATCGAAAATTGCATTGGATCGACCTTTCGACCCGGATGACTTCGCACCGGAAGTATTAGGGAAGTCGGAAAAGGGCGTGGAGACGAGCATCCCGCAACctgggaagaagaagaagaagaagcgaaaagtATCAGACTGTCTCACGGAACAGCAAAAAGGCCAAGCCAATCAGAAGACGTCCCGTGTTCAGCTCGATGCTGGTATTGCGGGTGATGTGTGCATTGTACCGTCAGACAAGAATACGTTCTGCCCCCTcaaaaagatcaaaagaCCCACGTTCGCGAGTGATACCACTGTTGCGTCGGAACCACCGTTTTTGGCGTCAGCTTCTCCTTTGGAGATAGCGTTGATGACTCCGTTGGACCTGGACCAGACCTTGTTGGACAAAGCTATCCAACTGAAAGGATCAGTAATGGTCTCGTCAACCCTCACGCCAA AATGCGCCAGCGGAGCAAATTCTTTATACGGCTCAGACGACAATGTTCCTAGCCTGCACTTGAAGCGCAATAGAAAGGCATCCAACAAGCGTAAGGCTGATATCAATATGCTGAAGACGGCCCAGAAGGCGCATTCCGCCGAAAGCGGCACAGTACAGTCAAAGGATGGTGATAAGGGAGGTTTGCGTCTGCTGGCTGACACGGAGAAAGCAGCGGATGCTGTGAATACTCAATGCCACGCCGATGCTCACCGCCTTAAGACGTCCAAGAAGGGTCGGTCCGACAAAAATGACATGGCAAGTTTGAAAGACACAGAATCGTCGATCGACAGAGCCGATGATCCGGGCCTTTCATGTACGCGCTTACCACTGAAAAGTGGCGACAAAGCTGCAGGTGCTGCTTTTGAATCGAGGGAAAGGCCTAAGCTTCTTCAAAAAACGCATAAAAAGCCTCGTCTTTTAAAAGAGTCCAACCCGTTTGAAGACGAAGGACGTGAAGCCGTCGTCGAGCAGAGGGTCAACCTCGCAGATTTGCCAGCGCAAAAAAAGGCCGAACCGATGTCGCCAACTATGACCATGAAAG ATGCGCCTTCGTGA
- a CDS encoding predicted protein: MKFSFAAVSAALTIASVDAFVPQTHSHTNARPGSNPDSVRTVSSALRAEESHASSFWWGPVATAFAGVSLVAQIAVAAPEPTWTTGAADDLLPQTSSVLIADRIDSMDFSMPSYSDAIKSATLDTSASSSSKPAPPSFNPFEDSSKDDAASAAAKAEEKAAAEAKKAEDKARAELEAATKKAEKEARRQAELEKQKAAAERTKAAQEEKAAAPASSSVELPSVPSVDLKLPDISIPDFKAPDITIPDFKAPDIKMPDLPKFSMPKMATDGYDFPDIKAPKVDIPNVDMPKIAMPALPSFGGGGGASSSDNPSSPLESQDVRDERARSAKADFADADNTAREIEAKALELRAVANDKKQAFKDAKDEACATRPGGKILCLRNPMKAGF; encoded by the exons ATGAAGTTCTCCTTTGCTGCAGTCAGTGCGGCCTTGACAATTGCTTCCGTCGATGCCTTTGTGCCAcagactcacagtcacaccaATGCTCGGCCTGGGTCAAATCCCGATTCGGTCCGGACTGTGTCTTCCGCACTGCGAGCCGAGGAGTCACACGCATCCTCGTTTTGGTGGGGACCCGTGGCAACGGCTTTTGCGGGAGTTTCTTTGGTCGCACAGATCGCCGTGGCGGCTCCGGAACCTACTTGGACGACTGGCGCCGCAg ACGATCTACTCCCCCAAACCTCATCGGTACTGATCGCGGATCGAATAGATTCCATGGACTTTTCCATGCCTTCATATTCGGATGCCATCAAGTCCGCAACTCTGGATACTTCCGCCTCGTCCTCATCCAAGCCAGCCCCTCCGTCCTTTAATCCCTTTGAAGATTCGTCCAAAGACGACGCTGCCTCGGCTGCAGCTaaagcggaagaaaaggcggcTGCCGaggccaaaaaggccgaGGACAAAGCACGTGCGGAATTAGAGGCCGCCACCAAAAAGGCCGAAAAGGAGGCGAGGCGTCAAGCGGAGCTCGAGAAGCAAAAAGCTGCCGCCGAACGTACCAAGGCTGCTCAAGAAGAGAAAGCTGCGGCGCCAGCGAGCAGTAGTGTGGAGCTGCCGTCGGTCCCTTCGGTGGATCTCAAACTCCCCGATATCTCCATTCCAGACTTCAAGGCTCCCGACATTACCATTCCCGATTTCAAAGCACCTGACATCAAGATGCCCGACTTGCCCAAATTTTCCATGCCCAAAATGGCAACGGATGGCTACGATTTCCCCGATATCAAAGCACCGAAGGTCGATATTCCCAATGTGGATATGCCCAAGATTGCTATGCCCGCCCTTCCATCttttggtggtggtggtggtgctTCTTCGTCAGACAATCCTTCCTCTCCGCTGGAATCCCAAGATGTCCGAGACGAACGCGCGCGCTCTGCTAAAGCCGATTTTGCCGACGCCGACAATACCGCCAGAGAGATTGAAGCCAAGGCGCTGGAATTGCGGGCCGTTGCCAACGACAAGAAGCAAGCCTTTAAAGACGCCAAGGATGAAGCCTGTGCAACACGACCTGGCGGCAAAATCTTGTGTTTGCGTAACCCCATGAAAGCTGGATTCTAA